In Bubalus bubalis isolate 160015118507 breed Murrah chromosome 3, NDDB_SH_1, whole genome shotgun sequence, a genomic segment contains:
- the UBAP1 gene encoding ubiquitin-associated protein 1 isoform X3 yields the protein MYDFSLEKKTIEWAEDIKKIQEAQWEAERKAEEAEATVNSKSGPEGDSKMSFSKTHGAAAMPPPINPILASLQHNSILTPTRVSSSATKQKVLSPPHTKADFNPADFECEEDPFDNLELKTIDEKEELRNILVGTSGPIMAQLLDSNLPRGGSGSVLQEEEVLASLERATLDFKPLHKPNGFVTLPQLGNCEKMSLSSKVSLPPIPAVSNIKSLSFPKLDSDDSSQKTPKMASTFHSTSCLRSGTFWNFLKPSTQSSASELNGHPTLGLSALNLDSGTEVPTLTPPQTPSLSVLSVCTEESAPPNTRPTVTPPNFSVSQVPNTPSCPQAHSELQALSPSERHCVETVVNMGYSYECVLRAMKKKGENIEQILDYLFAHGQLCEKGFDPLLVEEALEMQQCSEEKMMEFLQLMSKFKEMGFELKDIKEALLLHNNDQDSALEDLMARAGAS from the exons ATG TATGACTTCTCCTTGGAAAAGAAAACCATTGAGTGGGCTGAGGATATTAAGAAGATCCAAGAAGCCCAGTGGGAAGCAGAGCGGAAGGCTGAGGAAGCAGAAGCTACAGTGAATTCCAAGAGTGGCCCAGAGGGTGACAGCAAGATGAGCTTCTCGAAGACTCACGGTGCAGCCGCCATGCCACCTCCTATTAACCCCATCCTTGCCAGCTTACAGCACAACAGCATCCTCACCCCGACTCGGGTCAGCAGCAGTGCCACGAAACAGAAAGTTCTCAGCCCGCCCCACACAAAGGCAGACTTCAACCCTGCTGACTTCGAGTGTGAAGAAGACCCATTTGATAATCTGGAGTTAAAAACTATTGATGAGAAGGAAGAGCTGAGAAACATTCTGGTGGGAACCAGTGGACCCATCATGGCCCAGTTATTAGACAGTAACTTGCCTCGAGGCGGCTCTGGGTCTGTGCTACAGGAGGAGGAGGTCCTGGCCTCCCTGGAGCGGGCCACCCTAGATTTCAAGCCTCTTCACAAACCCAATGGCTTTGTAACCTTACCACAGCTGGGCAACTGTGAAAAGATGTCGCTGTCTTCCAAAGTGTCCCTCCCCCCCATTCCTGCAGTGAGCAATATCAAGTCCTTGTCCTTCCCTAAACTTGACTCTGATGACAGCAGTCAGAAGACACCCAAGATGGCAAGCACTTTCCATAGCACATCCTGCCTCCGCAGTGGCACGTTCTGGAATTTCCTAAAGCCTTCCACCCAAAGCAGTGCCAGTGAGCTCAATGGGCATCCTACCCTTGGGCTTTCAGCTTTGAACTTGGACAGTGGCACAGAGGTGCCAACCCTGACCCCTCCCCAGACGCCTTCCCTGTCTGTCTTGTCTGTGTGCACAGAAGAATCAGCACCTCCAAATACACGTCCCACG GTCACACCTCCTAATTTCTCAGTGTCACAAGTGCCCAACACTCCCAGCTGTCCCCAGGCTCACTCTGAACTGCAGGCGCTGTCCCCCAGTGAGCGGCACTGTGTGGAGACAGTGGTCAACATGGGCTACTCATACGAGTGTGTCTTGAGAGCCatgaagaagaaaggagagaatatCGAGCAG ATTCTCGACTATCTCTTTGCACATGGACAGCTCTGTGAGAAGGGCTTCGACCCTCTTTTGGTGGAAGAGGCTCTGGAAATGCAGCAGTGTTCAGAGGAAAAG ATGATGGAATTTCTTCAGTTAATGAGCAAATTTAAGGAAATGGGCTTTGAACTGAAAGATATTAAGGAAGCTCTGCTATTACACAACAACGACCAGGACAGTGCTCTGGAAGACCTCATGGCTCGGGCGGGAGCCAGCTGA
- the UBAP1 gene encoding ubiquitin-associated protein 1 isoform X1 — protein sequence MASKKLGADFHGTFSYLDDVPFKIGDKFKTPAKVGLPIGFSLPDCLQVVREVQYDFSLEKKTIEWAEDIKKIQEAQWEAERKAEEAEATVNSKSGPEGDSKMSFSKTHGAAAMPPPINPILASLQHNSILTPTRVSSSATKQKVLSPPHTKADFNPADFECEEDPFDNLELKTIDEKEELRNILVGTSGPIMAQLLDSNLPRGGSGSVLQEEEVLASLERATLDFKPLHKPNGFVTLPQLGNCEKMSLSSKVSLPPIPAVSNIKSLSFPKLDSDDSSQKTPKMASTFHSTSCLRSGTFWNFLKPSTQSSASELNGHPTLGLSALNLDSGTEVPTLTPPQTPSLSVLSVCTEESAPPNTRPTVTPPNFSVSQVPNTPSCPQAHSELQALSPSERHCVETVVNMGYSYECVLRAMKKKGENIEQILDYLFAHGQLCEKGFDPLLVEEALEMQQCSEEKMMEFLQLMSKFKEMGFELKDIKEALLLHNNDQDSALEDLMARAGAS from the exons ATGGCTTCTAAGAAGTTGGGTGCAGATTTTCATG GGACTTTCAGTTACCTTGATGATGTCCCATTTAAGATAGGAGACAAATTCAAAACACCAGCTAAAGTTGGTCTTCCTATTGGCTTCTCCTTGCCTGATTGTTTGCAGGTTGTCAGAGAAGTACAG TATGACTTCTCCTTGGAAAAGAAAACCATTGAGTGGGCTGAGGATATTAAGAAGATCCAAGAAGCCCAGTGGGAAGCAGAGCGGAAGGCTGAGGAAGCAGAAGCTACAGTGAATTCCAAGAGTGGCCCAGAGGGTGACAGCAAGATGAGCTTCTCGAAGACTCACGGTGCAGCCGCCATGCCACCTCCTATTAACCCCATCCTTGCCAGCTTACAGCACAACAGCATCCTCACCCCGACTCGGGTCAGCAGCAGTGCCACGAAACAGAAAGTTCTCAGCCCGCCCCACACAAAGGCAGACTTCAACCCTGCTGACTTCGAGTGTGAAGAAGACCCATTTGATAATCTGGAGTTAAAAACTATTGATGAGAAGGAAGAGCTGAGAAACATTCTGGTGGGAACCAGTGGACCCATCATGGCCCAGTTATTAGACAGTAACTTGCCTCGAGGCGGCTCTGGGTCTGTGCTACAGGAGGAGGAGGTCCTGGCCTCCCTGGAGCGGGCCACCCTAGATTTCAAGCCTCTTCACAAACCCAATGGCTTTGTAACCTTACCACAGCTGGGCAACTGTGAAAAGATGTCGCTGTCTTCCAAAGTGTCCCTCCCCCCCATTCCTGCAGTGAGCAATATCAAGTCCTTGTCCTTCCCTAAACTTGACTCTGATGACAGCAGTCAGAAGACACCCAAGATGGCAAGCACTTTCCATAGCACATCCTGCCTCCGCAGTGGCACGTTCTGGAATTTCCTAAAGCCTTCCACCCAAAGCAGTGCCAGTGAGCTCAATGGGCATCCTACCCTTGGGCTTTCAGCTTTGAACTTGGACAGTGGCACAGAGGTGCCAACCCTGACCCCTCCCCAGACGCCTTCCCTGTCTGTCTTGTCTGTGTGCACAGAAGAATCAGCACCTCCAAATACACGTCCCACG GTCACACCTCCTAATTTCTCAGTGTCACAAGTGCCCAACACTCCCAGCTGTCCCCAGGCTCACTCTGAACTGCAGGCGCTGTCCCCCAGTGAGCGGCACTGTGTGGAGACAGTGGTCAACATGGGCTACTCATACGAGTGTGTCTTGAGAGCCatgaagaagaaaggagagaatatCGAGCAG ATTCTCGACTATCTCTTTGCACATGGACAGCTCTGTGAGAAGGGCTTCGACCCTCTTTTGGTGGAAGAGGCTCTGGAAATGCAGCAGTGTTCAGAGGAAAAG ATGATGGAATTTCTTCAGTTAATGAGCAAATTTAAGGAAATGGGCTTTGAACTGAAAGATATTAAGGAAGCTCTGCTATTACACAACAACGACCAGGACAGTGCTCTGGAAGACCTCATGGCTCGGGCGGGAGCCAGCTGA
- the UBAP1 gene encoding ubiquitin-associated protein 1 isoform X2, translating to MSGRQRDLGFSKGSKWLLRSWVQIFMYDFSLEKKTIEWAEDIKKIQEAQWEAERKAEEAEATVNSKSGPEGDSKMSFSKTHGAAAMPPPINPILASLQHNSILTPTRVSSSATKQKVLSPPHTKADFNPADFECEEDPFDNLELKTIDEKEELRNILVGTSGPIMAQLLDSNLPRGGSGSVLQEEEVLASLERATLDFKPLHKPNGFVTLPQLGNCEKMSLSSKVSLPPIPAVSNIKSLSFPKLDSDDSSQKTPKMASTFHSTSCLRSGTFWNFLKPSTQSSASELNGHPTLGLSALNLDSGTEVPTLTPPQTPSLSVLSVCTEESAPPNTRPTVTPPNFSVSQVPNTPSCPQAHSELQALSPSERHCVETVVNMGYSYECVLRAMKKKGENIEQILDYLFAHGQLCEKGFDPLLVEEALEMQQCSEEKMMEFLQLMSKFKEMGFELKDIKEALLLHNNDQDSALEDLMARAGAS from the exons gtTCTAAATGGCTTCTAAGAAGTTGGGTGCAGATTTTCATG TATGACTTCTCCTTGGAAAAGAAAACCATTGAGTGGGCTGAGGATATTAAGAAGATCCAAGAAGCCCAGTGGGAAGCAGAGCGGAAGGCTGAGGAAGCAGAAGCTACAGTGAATTCCAAGAGTGGCCCAGAGGGTGACAGCAAGATGAGCTTCTCGAAGACTCACGGTGCAGCCGCCATGCCACCTCCTATTAACCCCATCCTTGCCAGCTTACAGCACAACAGCATCCTCACCCCGACTCGGGTCAGCAGCAGTGCCACGAAACAGAAAGTTCTCAGCCCGCCCCACACAAAGGCAGACTTCAACCCTGCTGACTTCGAGTGTGAAGAAGACCCATTTGATAATCTGGAGTTAAAAACTATTGATGAGAAGGAAGAGCTGAGAAACATTCTGGTGGGAACCAGTGGACCCATCATGGCCCAGTTATTAGACAGTAACTTGCCTCGAGGCGGCTCTGGGTCTGTGCTACAGGAGGAGGAGGTCCTGGCCTCCCTGGAGCGGGCCACCCTAGATTTCAAGCCTCTTCACAAACCCAATGGCTTTGTAACCTTACCACAGCTGGGCAACTGTGAAAAGATGTCGCTGTCTTCCAAAGTGTCCCTCCCCCCCATTCCTGCAGTGAGCAATATCAAGTCCTTGTCCTTCCCTAAACTTGACTCTGATGACAGCAGTCAGAAGACACCCAAGATGGCAAGCACTTTCCATAGCACATCCTGCCTCCGCAGTGGCACGTTCTGGAATTTCCTAAAGCCTTCCACCCAAAGCAGTGCCAGTGAGCTCAATGGGCATCCTACCCTTGGGCTTTCAGCTTTGAACTTGGACAGTGGCACAGAGGTGCCAACCCTGACCCCTCCCCAGACGCCTTCCCTGTCTGTCTTGTCTGTGTGCACAGAAGAATCAGCACCTCCAAATACACGTCCCACG GTCACACCTCCTAATTTCTCAGTGTCACAAGTGCCCAACACTCCCAGCTGTCCCCAGGCTCACTCTGAACTGCAGGCGCTGTCCCCCAGTGAGCGGCACTGTGTGGAGACAGTGGTCAACATGGGCTACTCATACGAGTGTGTCTTGAGAGCCatgaagaagaaaggagagaatatCGAGCAG ATTCTCGACTATCTCTTTGCACATGGACAGCTCTGTGAGAAGGGCTTCGACCCTCTTTTGGTGGAAGAGGCTCTGGAAATGCAGCAGTGTTCAGAGGAAAAG ATGATGGAATTTCTTCAGTTAATGAGCAAATTTAAGGAAATGGGCTTTGAACTGAAAGATATTAAGGAAGCTCTGCTATTACACAACAACGACCAGGACAGTGCTCTGGAAGACCTCATGGCTCGGGCGGGAGCCAGCTGA